The DNA segment GtgcatgtgtgtgtatgtatatgtatgtatttatGTGTACATATGTGTGTGTTAGTATAGGCATGTATGTATGTGTTAGTGTATTCATGCGTGTGTCTGTGTATGTAATTGTATGTGTTAGTGTACACGTGTGTATGTGTTAGTGTGCATGTGTacgtatgtgtatgtatgtatgcgtATGCGTATGTGTATGCGTGCATCCCCTTTGACCACCTTTTGGTTGCACGAACCCGATCGTCACTATAAGCCCAATTAAGTTTAttcatttatttttgttttttaactaaaaatatatatttaaacctATAGAGACGATATGTCGTCTCTAAAGTATTTAAAGTATTTAGAGGAGTGAGACTACCTGATGGTTACGGGTCAAACTTTAAAAGTAAGGTTTCTTCTAATAATTCAAATATAACCGGGTTAAAGTCTCATGATTATCACATCCTCATGCAACTATTGCTACCAATAGGGGTTCGAGCAGGTCTACCTTCAGATGTTTCAACAGCAATCACTAACCTTTACATCTTCTTTAAAAAAATATGTGCACGATCTTTACATGTGGAGGACATGCGAAAAGCACAAAAGGAAGTGGTTAATATATTATGCAATTTGGAATTGATATTTCCTCCGGTATTTTTTGACATAATGATCCATCTAGTTGTTCATTTACCGGAAGAAGCTATTCTTGGTGGGCCTGTCTTTATGAGATGGATGTATCCTTTTGAAAGATACATGAAAAAGCTAAAGGGCTATATCGGAAACAAAGCCAAACCCGAAGGCTCAATAGCAGAGCGTTATATTGCAGACGAAGCATTGACATTTTGCTCAATGTATCTTGAGGGTATGCAAACCAAATTCAATCGCCCTGATAGAAATGCAAATGCTGGCATTCCGAAGAGGCAGTTGCATGTGTTTTCATCACAGTGCCGACCAACTTCAAAGAAGCAAGTTAGAATACTTTGTCCAGAGGCCAAAAAATCATTAGAATGGCTTGTATTGAACAATTGCGATGAAATTAAAGATTACAAATCGTaagtattttttttaactttcttttTTGTTATTATGATAAACTAATTTGAAGTTTTTGTCTCCCATCCAGCAAATTTGAATCTGATTTTCTGGAGGGCAATATGAAAAAAGAATTTTCCACTTGGTTTAAAAATAAAGTGAATCTTTCTTCGTCATCATCTATGTCTTTCGACTATACCAAGGAATTAAGGGCATTGGCACATGGCCCATTgaaagcgtattcctacaccgcTTGCATAGTTAATGGTGTTAAATTTGTGGTACACGATCGTGATGTCGAAAAGGCTACTCAGAACAGTGGCGTTGTTTCAATAGGAGAAGATGGTACTACATTTTATGGTCAACTAGAGGATATCATAGAGTTGATTTATATAGATGGTTACTCAGTTGTACTATTTTGTTGTAAATGGTTTGACACGTCAGGTGCgagattaaaaaagaaaaacaatatcaCGACTATCGACATTAGCCGTAAATGGTTTGCTGGTAATGCATGGTATGACGATGAACAATATATTTTAGCCACACAAGCTAAACAAGTGTTCTATCTCCAAGATCCTTCTTCTCGAACCACCAACAATTGGAGGGTTGTAGAAGACGTTCACCATCGAAAACTTTGGGATCATCCAAGTATGAGTGTTGTTAATGAGATAGATGTACTACACGACACTCAATCATCTGATTTTAACTTGGTTGTCGACTCGAGCTATGAAGTTGGTGAACCAAGTGCACGACTCGTTGATGATGAGACAAATGTCTTACGAGACACTCAATCAATCCAATGTAACTTGGTTGTCGACTTAGGCTGCTTGCCCATGAGGACACCTATTGTCCCGATTGTGGACGATGAAATGGtcgttgatgatgatgaagatgacatGTACACTTTAGACAAGGATGAGGAAATGAACGAGGATAAGGACGAAGATGAGGAAGAAGAAATGAATGACGATAAAGACGGCGATGATCGTCTAAACACAATTTATAATAGTGATGATTCTTATTGAATGTAtgtctattatttattttttgttaaattgttaaaatttgtGATTTATGTTTATTGTTTCTTAAACCCATCTGAATGTatctttatagtttaattttgtTCAAACTGTTAAAATTCATCATTTATGTTTACTGTTTAGTTACTTTacattgtttgtttttttttgaaGGAATGGCCGATGTTGCACGATCACACGGGGGGACGGTGGGAACGAACGTCCTAATCGGAATTCAAAACGGATCCGGACAGGTTGCGAGTCATGTAAGTTAATTGTTCAAACCTTTACTATAAATATAGGTATTAATACGATTcttgtttttattaatttttgggtttcgggtcgggtcgggtcggttcttgAACACAAGAAAATCCAACCAAACCAGTGAAATAAAAATGTCCAAgttaaattaaaagaaaaaaattaaagtgCAGGTTGTGCAAATGTACAAgttaaattaaaagaaaaaaattaaaaaaagttacTGTAGCACAGATTTGACATAGCACCATTTGACGGATGCGACAGTAACCATaagtttttttaataatatttataataacaTATTCTGTAGTCatagttgttttttttaataatatttataaaaaaagttacTGTAGCACATATTTGACATCACACCATTTGACGGTTCTAATGCCACTAGATAGTGTTTAATCGGAATCCGTTAATATCTTTCCTATGACTTCCTAGTTTCAAGAGACTATGTATTTGAACCTTTTCCGGGAAAATGAATACAGTGGTTACAAAATCATTGTCCGTTAATatctttccatttttttttgtTCCTTTTATGCTGATTTATACACTTTACATATAGTTTTAATGAGGCCCTGGTTGTTTTTGTTAATTTACTAactttgttgttttatttgtCAATGTAGCACAATCTAAGAAAACACGTGGAAAGGCGAAcaacaaaaaattatatattaaatttagaAACAACAAAAATCAGCCACTACCCGTTGAGATTAGTATAAGGGGGGGTCAGTATAAATTTGTCGGAGATAATGCCCAGGATATTATACGGATGATATCAAATGAAGTTGCAAGGGTTGCTCCTTTTTATCACCGTACTTGGCAGCGTGTTCCAGATGAAACAAAAAGAGATATATATACCACAATTTATGTAAGTTTACGATCTAATAGTTATTTTAATTCGTATTCTTAATTTTTATATGTTTTCTAATTACTACTTTTTGCAGCAATATTTTGATCTTGTTTCGTTTGAAGACACAAGTGAGTGGCCAGGTGTACAGCTCGGAATTCAGGCCGAGTGTCAAAGAAGCTACTCGACACGGAAATCGAAATATAAGTCACATTATGATACATATGAAGATGTTGAAACTGCAAAGAATAATCCGCCGGACGACTTTGCATCTGAACCAGAAAGGTGGATTGAGATTATTGATCGGTTGTACCAAGATCCGAGATATATAAACCAATGTGAAAAAAACAGACAAAATAGAACAAAATTGCGCTATACAAGTTATCATGGAACTCAGTCATATGCGCAAAAACGACATATGCGGGTAAGTTGTATCCAAATATGTATTAAGTGTCATATTGAAATTGTATTaatagtatgtttgatgtttacaGCTGCCCGGGCACACAAATCCTATTGAAGGTTTTAAATCATCCCACAGGAAAGAAGACACGGGATGGGTAAACGAGACCGCATCATTGGACCATGTAAGCAAAAAAAACTTGAACGAAAAATGCATTAGTATGCTACTGTTACATATTTATGCAGTATTTATTGCACACAAGGGTAAATTTGTCTTTTTCTATTTTAAGGACTATTTGTGCAATAAATCAGGTATCTTTTTTCTTCTTATATATATCAGATTTTCTTTTCTGACCTAATTTTCCTGCATTTTAATCCATTCAACTCGTTCTTCATGTTGAAATCTGTATGTTTTCAAGTGTTTTTGATCGAAAACTTGCTTATAGTTCGTGTAGATATGCGCACTTCATGTATAGCATCTAGTCTGATTGCGTTTACTGTTTTAGTGATTTTCTATGCTAATATGTTAAATTTGTTGGATGATTACATGATTTTGCACTAGATGCTAACTTTTAGGTGATAATTTGATAGAAGTGATGAAGTCGTATATTGTTACGCTGTTGATTTTTCGGATTCGCTCTATTCGCAGGAGTAACGACTTGCTGAGATGCAGCTGGCGTGTTACGAAGATGCGATAGAGCGAATCCGAAAAATCAACAGCGTAACAATACACAGCTTTGTCACTTCTATTAAATTATCAACAGCGTAATAATACTTCAAGATATGTGCATCTGATGTTTTTATTCAAGTCCCTTGTGCAtctgatgttttttttttcaaagtgcCATGTGCATCTGATGTTTTTTCTTTGTGTAATTGCGTATCTAAATGCTGCAATTCTAGAATCAAAGTGCCAAATTTGCAGTCAAACCagttctgacccggacccgtttcgacccgaaacccgttctgacccgaacccgttccgacccaaacccgttttgacccaaaccaaaacaaccctttttttaattgacccgtttttactcgaacccgttttgacccgaatctgttttgacccatgacccgatccgacccgacccgacccattTGCCAGGTCTAGAGTTAATATAAACTTTTAGTTGTGCGGTTTGTTGCTAGTAAGGGTGATTTGTTGAAATTTGCGAATTATTATTGCTTAGTATTTATAGTTCAACAGGTTGGTTATTCATTTTATAGTGGTAATGCTTCCGAAATTTAGTAAAAAGTTGACATAGGTTTATTCTATATATTGTTTATGCAGGAAAAGATTCTAGCAGAAGCTCGAAGGATGGAACGTGATGTTGGTGATTTATCACCAAATGATCAAATTGAATGTATGAAAAACGCTCTAGGGGAAAGGCATGGTCATATAAAAGGTGTTGGACATGTGGTGAGAAAGCCAACCCCGGAGGTGTCCTCAGGTAGACAACTCACCCCACGAGAATATTGGCAACAAAATGTTGGTAATGTAATTGAAGAAAATATTGCAAAACGAGTGGAAGAACAAGTACAAAGAAATGAACAAGAGTTTCATAGACGAGTTGAAGAGCAAGTTCAAAGACAAGTTAACCAACAATTGGCACAATTGCAAGAAGAGATGCGGCAACAATTTAACCAACAATTGGAAAAAATTACAAGTACTTTTAAAAGAAAGGAGCAAGTTATAAATAGACAATTTCGACTTCTACCTGGTAATCGTGGTGATAGTAGTGGTAGGCGTGATTATAGGGGTGATAGTAGTGGTAGTCGTGATGGTAGTGGTAGTCGTGATGGTagtggtgatgatgaagatgatggttaGCTACTTAGTTTAGTTTGTGTTATGTTGGTATGTGATTTAGATTACTTTGTTTTGTAATGCATGTTTAATGTATGACATTTAGTTGTGTAGTTTTGTTTAACAGGTTTAAATTTGTTTAATTATTggtattttttgtttaaaaacctggaaaaacaaaatttttaatattttatttttttttatttttttttattttttaagactTATAGAGAgaacatgtcgtctctatagctAAAAACAATATTTGACATTTTTTCAAAGAAAAtcttatagagacgacatgttgtctctataagtgaaaaatttatattattttatttaaaagaaTATCCTATAGAAACGAAAAGTCGTTTCTATCGGTGAAAAAGTTGAAATTATTTTATCTATATTAAAATCCTATAGAGACAATAAGTCGTCTGTATAGGTGAAaatctgtttttttattttttataaagaaaaacaTATAGAAAGGATAAGTCGTCTCTATATGGCTTAtatgattttatttttattttttatgaataacctatagagacgacatgtcgtctctatagatgattttttttataaagaaaaaccTATAGAGACAACAAGTCGTCTCTATAGGGCttaaatgttttttttagttttttaaagagaacctatagagacgacatatCGTCTCTATAGGGTTATAAAAATTATTAGAATAAACATTTCTTTTATTTACTAAATATTaagtttgatttttaatttttttttgcacaaacttgtagggacgacatgtcgtctctacaAACTATTCTACAGCAACGACACCTTTAGAGACGACTTTTGAAACCTATAGGGACGAGGCTGTAGAGACAAATGTTATAGAGACGatatgtcgtctctataggtGAAAAAGGCCTATAGAGACAACATGCCCTCTCTATAAGCTGAAAAAATGTCCTCTCTATAAGGTTTTTTTCTTGTAGTGCCTCCCAGAATCTCAGGAGACTCTTGAGCATTGTACATTCCAAGAGATATTGATAAATGAGTTATTAAGTTTTtcaataagacatttctttgtgttttctaaccattgcgttttagaattaagacatttctttgtgtttttggtccATTGCTTTTTACGTAATTgggttttcgaattttttttcaaaaatatagtaatagtatactcgttttaaaaattaaaaaacgctcgttttttgtgcaatttttataaaaaaaataatgtcgtatgaaagacttattaacgtttaaaaaatggggggaattggaagagagagaaactattgtcctcgattgactagaatgcccatACACAAACCAACgcactttctttttttttcttcaatttcactcatttaaaCGTGTAATCATACCCATTGCTCTTCCCTTTCTTAATTACCACTTACCTGGAAATCATACCCACTAACTTCCAATGCTTattaaaaaaacaagaaaatattacGTGTAATCtatgtattatatattataaaatatCTTAAAATACATACACTAACCACTTTTTCTTATATAACACGAACTTTTTATTTTATCAAGTTTGTATTTTTATGTATCTACTGAATTTTTGTATGTTTGTACTTTTTCTTTCATCAACTTTGTATTTTTATGTATCTACTTCATTTTTATatgtttgttttatttaaaaaaaatgttaggTGTATATGTTTCAAGACGAACTTTTTCTTTTATCAAGTTTTTAGTTTTATGTATCTACTCCATTTTTGAatgtttgttttatttaaaaaaatgttatatgtATATGTTTCAAGATATTTATAATGATACAGTGGTTGGGTTACATTTGCTTATGTATTTTATAGCTATATAAAGTATTTATTTTGTTTCTATACGGAAATTTTATTACATGATAATATTTCTAATAAACAATTCACCTTTACCTAACATGGTTTATTTATCCACTCAAACTAGAATTACTAGCCGCCACAATACgacggggattctttagttataactaaatcgATTTAGGACACGCATGTTATGTTGGacctgtcaaacaggaaaaatagacgatgtaaaaacgttcacccacacacgcacgttgcgtcgtgttaactcgtaaaatttaaaACGAAATGTGAAAATGCTAAACCATAGACGCACGTTGTGATGttttaagtcacaaaatttagaacgaagcataaagagaaaaatttgcggaaaatgaaaactataaaggaccaaagttgaaagtaaaaaagttgtgtggatagattgcaaaaaaataaaaagttttgtgttaaaagtaaaaaaacaaatagttttttgttaaaagtaatttatgaaattcttttgggtaaaaagtaaaaaaaatcagtttttttttttttttttgaaaaacccccaaagtcaaggttacaacaaccataggcataaccattttttctttgaaaaaactccaaagccaagattacaatatataagtaaaaaaaatcaaagtggttaaatcgcaaaagatggaaacgtttgaattagaagtaaaaaatcaaattaatcagaatggttaaattaccaaagattaaaactttaaacttaaattgtcaaagattaaaattttagtgttaaaaaggaaagaaagattaaaaattttaaacttaaattatcaaagattaaaattttagggtaaattgttaaagattaaaactttagggttaaaaaggaaacaaaaattAGAAGTTTAAATTTAAATTGTCAAACACTAAAACTTTaggattaaaaaggaaaattttcattttttttgaaaGACTCCCAAAGCTAAAGGTACAACCTTTTATGCACATATAACGTGTTTATTTATAGGTTAATAATATGTCATTCCTTACGCCACATAAACTGATTTTGAAATAATTgtaccaatgttttaaaaaccgttTTTTAACTTATATCGGATTGAGCtaaaaaaatggttcaaccggttaaacCGTATCATACCGGGTTGCCTAGTTAACTATAGATTTTGTACATTAAGTACTAGTATAAAAAACATCATCAAGCTAATAATTCAATTGTTTTATATACTAAAAAGGAATTGGCAGAAGGGTTGTTTCAGTTTCGCACGTGGATCCACAACAAATGCACTTTCATCGGCCACTAAGATTAAGCCAGCAACACCAGTTCTCTTCCAACCCAACAATAACAATTCACTACCATCACCATC comes from the Helianthus annuus cultivar XRQ/B chromosome 4, HanXRQr2.0-SUNRISE, whole genome shotgun sequence genome and includes:
- the LOC110935764 gene encoding uncharacterized protein LOC110935764, with product MISNEVARVAPFYHRTWQRVPDETKRDIYTTIYQYFDLVSFEDTSEWPGVQLGIQAECQRSYSTRKSKYKSHYDTYEDVETAKNNPPDDFASEPERWIEIIDRLYQDPRYINQCEKNRQNRTKLRYTSYHGTQSYAQKRHMRLPGHTNPIEGFKSSHRKEDTGWVNETASLDHEKILAEARRMERDVGDLSPNDQIECMKNALGERHGHIKGVGHVVRKPTPEVSSGRQLTPREYWQQNVGNVIEENIAKRVEEQVQRNEQEFHRRVEEQVQRQVNQQLAQLQEEMRQQFNQQLEKITSTFKRKEQVINRQFRLLPGNRGDSSGRRDYRGDSSGSRDGSGSRDGSGDDEDDG